One part of the Salvelinus fontinalis isolate EN_2023a chromosome 4, ASM2944872v1, whole genome shotgun sequence genome encodes these proteins:
- the LOC129853997 gene encoding trichohyalin-like, whose amino-acid sequence MEEKEEVIKEAEEEYREREERAKEVSMKKHVVVNVKAKAREVFNRRKERRLEVLKGEREHIEKGQQIRREKEERRLEMERKQERARQQEEQDKKREIGIARQKEMFRLREEERQREEEREEERKRAVKGHLALIREREIIEANRREEMVEEERREILENYKRGDLEEEEEKEEDKEDILPPDKSIRRRAVGWINKKWEERNLKKIERTYQREAEEGYKIVHIAIPGHTRLTATMTRAEREREKRKELLKAEERRKKMEDFNKQWREQSLLKKQTHQKLMEERERMKEKYLEQMNLEADAQINTRCLTTQHSHDYLETTQPTGSGDCHQERPRRQQAWAENQEGSSDNQQEWPENQQGGPDSQQLEAPEEAETSEPTSKNKKRPGIWKRIKMGIPDVLSA is encoded by the exons atggaagaaaaaGAGGAAGTGATTAAGGAAGCAGAGGAAGAGtacagggaaagagaagagagagcaaaGGAAGTAAGCATGAAGAAACATGTAGTAGTTAATGTTAAAGCAAAAGCACGGGAAGTCTTCAATAGACGTAAAGAGAGAAGGTTAGAAGTGTTGAAGGGGGAACGAGAACACATAGAAAAAGGACAACAaatcaggagggagaaggaggaaagaCGGCTGGAGatggaaagaaaacaggagagggCAAGACAACAAGAGGAGCAGGATAAAAAACGAGAGATTGGAATTGCTAGACAGAAAGAAATGTTCAGactaagagaggaggagaggcagagagaggaagagagagaggaggagagaaagagagccgtTAAAGGCCATTTAGCtttaatcagagagagagagataatagaggcaaacagaagagaggagatggtggAAGAGGAAAGAAGGGAGATCCTTGAAAATTACAAGAGGGGTgacttagaggaggaggaggaaaaggaagaaGACAAGGAGGACATTCTCCCACCTGATAAAAGTATCCGAAGGAGAGCTGTGGGCTGGATAAATAAGAAGTGGGAGGAGAGGAACCTCAAAAAGATCGAGAGAACGTATCAGAGAGAAGCTGAGGAGGGCTATAAGATCGTCCACATAG CCATCCCTGGACACACAAGGCTAACAGCCACCATGAcccgggcagagagagagagggagaagaggaaggagctTTTGAAGgctgaggagagaaggaagaaaaTGGAAGATTTCAATAAGCAGTGGAGAGAGCAGTCCCTGCTTAAAAAACAAACTCATCAGaaactgatggaggagagggagaggatgaaggAAAAGTACCTGGAGCAGATGAATCTGGAGGCTGATGCTCAAATCAACACCCGGTGTCTCACCACCCAACACAGCCACGATTATCTGGAGACAACACAGCCCACTGGATCTGGAGATTGCCACCAGGAAAGGCCAAGGAGGCAACAGGCATGGGCAGAGAACCAAGAGGGGAGTTCAGATAACCAGCAGGAGTGGCCAGAGAACCAACAGGGGGGGCCAGACAGCCAGCAGCTAGAAGCTCCAGAAGAGGCTGAAACATCAGAGCCAACCTCCAAGAACAAGAAAAGGCCAGGCATCTGGAAGAGAATTAAGATGGG CATTCCTGACGTGCTGTCTGCCTAG